One genomic segment of Nonomuraea coxensis DSM 45129 includes these proteins:
- a CDS encoding dihydrolipoyl dehydrogenase family protein, with protein sequence MPDEFDVIVIGAGPAGENVVDRAVRGGLTAAIVEERLAGGECSYWACVPSKALLRPVDLMGEVSRVPGLSLGELDVAAVLARRDEAVSRYDDGGQVRWIEGVPAEFVRGRGRLDGPKRVRVTLSDGGERVLTARQAVVLATGSTAKVPPVPGLAEARPWTSHEVTAATAVPERLAVLGGGVVACEMAQAMHGLGARQTTVLVRGGGLLGRMEPFAGEMVAESFAEAGIDVRTGTGVERVERPEPGGKVTVHLSDGPPLEADELLVATGREPATGDLGLASVGLADGAYVEVDDSMRATGVAEGWLYAVGDVNGRALLTHMGKYQARVCGDVIAARAGGDELPAMRDLADRYGAPQVVFTDPQVCAVGRTEAAAAKAGIRARAVDYDLGSVTGAYLLGDGYRGRARAVVDEDRKVLLGATFVGPGVAELLHAATIAVTAEVPIDRLWHAVPSFPTVSEVWLRLLEAYGL encoded by the coding sequence GTGCCCGACGAGTTCGACGTGATCGTGATAGGCGCCGGTCCCGCCGGTGAGAACGTCGTGGACCGGGCGGTGCGCGGCGGCCTCACCGCCGCGATCGTGGAGGAGCGGCTGGCCGGCGGCGAGTGCTCCTACTGGGCCTGCGTGCCGAGCAAGGCGCTGCTGCGGCCGGTGGACCTGATGGGCGAGGTGAGCCGCGTGCCCGGCCTGTCGCTCGGCGAGCTCGACGTGGCCGCCGTGCTGGCCCGCCGCGACGAGGCCGTCTCCCGCTACGACGACGGCGGGCAGGTGCGGTGGATCGAGGGCGTGCCGGCCGAGTTCGTCCGGGGGCGGGGGCGGCTCGACGGGCCGAAGCGGGTCCGGGTGACGCTGTCCGACGGCGGCGAGCGGGTGCTGACCGCCCGCCAGGCCGTGGTGCTCGCCACCGGCAGCACGGCGAAGGTGCCGCCGGTGCCCGGCCTGGCCGAGGCCAGGCCGTGGACCAGCCACGAGGTGACGGCGGCCACCGCCGTCCCCGAGCGGCTGGCCGTGCTCGGCGGCGGCGTCGTGGCGTGCGAGATGGCGCAGGCGATGCACGGGCTCGGCGCCCGCCAGACGACGGTGCTCGTGCGCGGCGGCGGGCTGCTCGGCCGGATGGAGCCGTTCGCGGGCGAGATGGTGGCCGAGTCGTTCGCCGAGGCCGGCATCGACGTGCGCACCGGCACCGGCGTGGAGCGGGTGGAGCGGCCCGAGCCCGGCGGGAAGGTGACCGTGCACCTGTCCGACGGGCCGCCGCTGGAGGCCGACGAGCTGCTGGTCGCCACCGGCCGCGAGCCCGCCACCGGCGACCTGGGACTCGCCTCGGTGGGCCTGGCCGACGGCGCGTACGTCGAGGTGGACGACAGCATGCGCGCCACCGGCGTGGCCGAGGGCTGGCTCTACGCCGTGGGCGACGTCAACGGCCGGGCGCTGCTCACCCACATGGGCAAGTACCAGGCCCGGGTGTGCGGCGACGTGATCGCGGCGCGGGCCGGCGGCGACGAGCTGCCCGCGATGCGCGACCTCGCCGACCGCTACGGCGCCCCGCAGGTGGTCTTCACCGACCCGCAGGTCTGCGCGGTCGGCCGTACGGAGGCGGCGGCGGCCAAGGCGGGCATCCGGGCGCGCGCGGTCGACTACGACCTCGGCTCGGTGACCGGGGCCTACCTGCTGGGCGACGGCTACCGCGGCAGGGCCAGAGCGGTCGTGGACGAGGACAGGAAGGTGCTGCTCGGGGCGACGTTCGTCGGGCCCGGGGTCGCCGAGCTGCTGCACGCCGCCACGATCGCGGTCACCGCCGAGGTGCCGATCGACCGGCTCTGGCACGCCGTGCCGTCGTTCCCGACGGTGAGCGAGGTGTGGTTGCGCCTGCTGGAGGCGTACGGGCTCTAG